The following coding sequences are from one Candidatus Binataceae bacterium window:
- the fabD gene encoding ACP S-malonyltransferase — protein sequence MKVAFLFPGQGAQRVGMGAELTREFAAARLAFDEADEALDMRLSRLCFEGPEEELRLTTNTQPAILATSIAALRAFEAEYGVTPEVAAGHSLGEYTALVAAGALDFPAALRAVRERGRLMQEACPPGEGSMAALIGLDLAAVKAICEEVTGGGELAVPANLNAPGQIVIAGHVGAVRRAIEIARARGAAMSVELKVSAPFHCPLMEPARVGMEPVIAALDVRPPRFPVIANVTAEINSDPAQIKPLLLAQITAPVRWEESMGRLAATGAISAVEFGAGRVLAGLMRRINKGFKVWPVEDPTSLRAAGQAVAEPVA from the coding sequence ATGAAGGTCGCATTTCTCTTTCCCGGACAGGGCGCGCAGCGTGTCGGGATGGGTGCCGAGCTGACGCGGGAGTTTGCCGCGGCGCGTCTCGCCTTCGACGAGGCTGACGAGGCGCTCGACATGCGCCTGTCACGCCTGTGCTTCGAAGGGCCGGAAGAGGAGCTGCGGCTCACCACCAACACCCAACCGGCAATCTTGGCAACCTCGATTGCCGCGTTGCGCGCTTTCGAGGCCGAGTACGGGGTGACGCCCGAAGTTGCCGCAGGCCACAGCCTGGGCGAATACACGGCGCTGGTCGCGGCGGGCGCACTGGATTTCCCAGCGGCGTTGCGCGCGGTGCGCGAGCGCGGGCGCCTGATGCAGGAGGCATGCCCGCCCGGAGAGGGCTCGATGGCGGCGCTGATCGGGCTCGATCTTGCGGCGGTCAAGGCGATTTGCGAGGAGGTCACGGGCGGCGGCGAGCTCGCGGTGCCCGCCAACCTCAACGCGCCGGGCCAGATCGTAATCGCCGGCCATGTCGGCGCGGTGCGGCGCGCGATCGAAATCGCCCGGGCGCGCGGAGCCGCGATGTCGGTCGAGCTCAAGGTGAGCGCGCCGTTCCATTGTCCGCTGATGGAGCCGGCGCGCGTCGGGATGGAACCCGTAATTGCAGCGCTCGACGTACGGCCGCCGCGTTTTCCCGTGATCGCCAACGTCACCGCGGAGATCAATAGCGACCCGGCCCAAATCAAGCCGCTGTTGCTCGCCCAGATAACCGCGCCCGTGCGCTGGGAGGAATCGATGGGGCGGCTGGCCGCGACGGGCGCAATTAGCGCGGTGGAGTTCGGCGCCGGGCGGGTGCTGGCAGGCCTGATGCGCCGGATCAACAAGGGCTTCAAGGTCTGGCCGGTCGAAGACCCCACCTCGCTGCGTGCCGCCGGTCAGGCTGTCGCTGAACCCGTGGCCTGA
- the acpP gene encoding acyl carrier protein, with product MAGEVETKVREIISEQLGVSADEVTPDASFIEDLGADSLDIVELVMALEEEYGMEISDEDAEKIRTVKDVVNYIEAHKA from the coding sequence ATGGCTGGAGAAGTCGAAACCAAGGTTCGCGAGATAATCAGCGAGCAGCTCGGTGTGTCCGCTGACGAAGTGACTCCGGATGCGTCGTTTATCGAGGACCTCGGGGCGGACTCGCTGGATATCGTCGAGCTGGTGATGGCGTTGGAGGAGGAGTACGGGATGGAGATCTCGGACGAGGACGCCGAGAAAATCCGCACCGTCAAGGACGTTGTCAACTACATCGAGGCTCACAAAGCCTGA
- the nrdR gene encoding transcriptional regulator NrdR produces MRCPFCRHRGNRVVDSRLSGDGVAIRRRRICSSCKRRFTTYERIEESAPMVVKKDSRREPFDRAKIVAGLKKACEKRPVSMETIEQIADRIEAAVAEQGGREVPSSFIGSAVMNELHNVDQVAYVRFASVYRSFKDIDEFMHELEELIRLRKQTAGAAPASPAAHDKKEPIS; encoded by the coding sequence ATGAGGTGCCCGTTTTGCCGCCATCGCGGCAACCGTGTGGTGGACTCGCGGCTCTCGGGCGACGGCGTCGCGATTCGGCGCCGGCGCATCTGCTCATCGTGCAAGCGCCGCTTCACGACTTACGAGCGGATCGAGGAATCGGCACCGATGGTCGTCAAGAAGGACAGCCGTCGCGAGCCTTTCGATCGCGCCAAGATCGTTGCCGGACTCAAGAAGGCGTGCGAAAAGCGCCCGGTGTCGATGGAAACCATCGAGCAGATTGCCGACCGCATCGAGGCTGCGGTTGCAGAGCAGGGCGGGCGCGAGGTCCCCAGCTCGTTCATCGGCAGCGCGGTGATGAACGAACTGCATAACGTTGACCAGGTCGCCTACGTCCGCTTCGCTTCGGTCTATCGTTCGTTCAAGGACATCGACGAATTCATGCATGAACTCGAGGAGCTGATCCGACTGCGCAAGCAAACCGCCGGGGCCGCGCCCGCCTCGCCGGCGGCGCATGACAAGAAAGAACCGATTTCCTAG
- the ribD gene encoding bifunctional diaminohydroxyphosphoribosylaminopyrimidine deaminase/5-amino-6-(5-phosphoribosylamino)uracil reductase RibD, with protein sequence MRRARPIEIDERYMRRALALARRMVGLTSPNPAVGCVIVRGGRLVGQGATAAGGRPHAETVALRRAGARARGATAYVSFEPCAHRGRTPPCAAALVAAGVSRVVVGCTDPYPPVRGRGIAILRAAGIEVTTNVLAEECRRLNEGFITRVTRGRPFVTLKLALSLDGRITAASGDSRWISSAASRALVHRWRREADAVMVGAGTVLADDPRLTCRIAGGRDPARVIVDARLRCPPGARVFRQRSEAPTLLVTTRANAARARRRYAGARVEVLGVRARGGEIDLCALMRELAGRGWSKLLIEGGAHLAGAALRAGIVDRIAFFVAPLLVGAGLPAIEGICARRMREAIRLRALAARRVGDDWLFEGAPRPARACGGRLVSTRRR encoded by the coding sequence GTGCGCCGCGCCCGGCCCATCGAAATCGACGAGCGCTACATGCGCCGCGCGCTCGCATTGGCGCGCCGGATGGTGGGGCTGACTTCGCCCAACCCGGCGGTGGGATGCGTGATCGTGCGCGGCGGACGGCTCGTGGGGCAGGGAGCGACCGCGGCGGGCGGCCGCCCCCATGCCGAGACGGTGGCGTTGCGGCGCGCGGGCGCGCGCGCCCGTGGAGCTACGGCCTATGTGTCATTCGAGCCCTGCGCGCATCGCGGGCGCACGCCACCGTGCGCGGCGGCGCTAGTGGCCGCCGGAGTGTCGCGGGTCGTCGTCGGATGTACGGATCCCTACCCGCCGGTCCGCGGACGCGGAATCGCAATCCTGCGCGCGGCGGGAATCGAGGTCACCACAAATGTCCTTGCCGAGGAATGCCGGCGGCTCAACGAGGGCTTCATCACGCGGGTGACCCGCGGGCGGCCTTTCGTTACGCTCAAGCTGGCGCTTTCGCTCGACGGGCGGATCACGGCCGCCTCGGGCGACTCGCGCTGGATCAGCTCGGCCGCCTCGCGCGCGCTGGTCCATCGGTGGCGCCGCGAGGCGGATGCAGTGATGGTCGGCGCGGGAACCGTGCTCGCCGACGACCCGCGGCTGACATGCCGGATTGCGGGGGGCCGTGACCCGGCGCGGGTCATCGTTGATGCGCGGCTGCGATGTCCCCCGGGCGCGCGGGTTTTCCGCCAGCGCTCGGAGGCCCCTACGCTGCTGGTTACGACGCGCGCCAATGCAGCCCGCGCGCGGCGGCGTTACGCGGGGGCGCGGGTCGAGGTTCTGGGCGTGCGTGCGCGCGGCGGCGAGATCGATTTGTGCGCCCTGATGCGCGAGCTGGCGGGCCGCGGATGGTCGAAGCTGCTGATCGAGGGCGGCGCGCATCTGGCCGGCGCCGCGCTGCGCGCGGGCATCGTCGATCGGATCGCTTTCTTCGTCGCGCCGCTGCTGGTCGGCGCGGGGCTCCCCGCGATCGAGGGAATCTGCGCGCGGCGGATGCGCGAGGCGATTCGGCTGCGCGCGCTCGCCGCGCGGCGGGTCGGCGACGACTGGCTATTCGAGGGCGCGCCGAGGCCGGCGCGCGCGTGTGGCGGGCGGCTGGTCAGTACGCGCAGGCGGTGA
- the ribA gene encoding GTP cyclohydrolase II yields the protein MTVSSKPLEEIFSRIRAAQMMVMVLEDGEEAGGDLVMAGEKVTPDHINFMARNARGVVSVALTERRMRELGIPLVTPLQGEAVAEQAGVLVEAREGVTTGISAHDRARTIAVLASDKSGPQDIVMPGHVLPLMALSGGVMMRLGRAEGAVDLMRAAGMRPCAALCAILREDGEAASLPELREFAETHSLPIVFIKDLVSYRLTSELLVQRVADLDFSLDGGECKAVVFRSTVDGREHLALVKGNVGGGRPALVRLHSQCLTGDVFGSSRCDCGEQLRESLERIMAADAGVIIYLHQEGRGIGLGNKIKAYALQDQGLDTVEANLQLGFKEDLRDYGIGAQILRDLGVGEARLLTNNPHKIESLQRYGVRVSRVPLEVTPHQGNIEYLRTKKEKLGHLFSRLKVIT from the coding sequence ATGACCGTGTCGTCCAAACCGCTGGAGGAAATCTTCAGCCGCATCCGCGCCGCCCAGATGATGGTGATGGTGCTCGAGGACGGCGAAGAGGCAGGCGGCGACCTTGTGATGGCGGGCGAAAAGGTCACGCCCGATCACATCAACTTCATGGCGCGCAACGCGCGCGGCGTGGTCTCGGTCGCGCTGACCGAGCGCCGGATGCGCGAGCTGGGTATCCCGCTGGTCACCCCGCTGCAAGGCGAGGCCGTCGCCGAGCAGGCCGGCGTGCTGGTCGAGGCGCGCGAGGGTGTCACGACTGGAATTTCCGCCCACGATCGCGCGCGCACCATCGCAGTGCTGGCCTCGGACAAGAGCGGGCCGCAGGATATCGTGATGCCCGGGCACGTGCTGCCGTTGATGGCGCTGAGCGGCGGCGTGATGATGCGGCTGGGACGGGCCGAGGGCGCGGTGGATCTGATGCGGGCGGCCGGGATGCGTCCGTGCGCGGCCCTGTGCGCGATCCTGCGCGAGGACGGAGAAGCGGCCTCGCTGCCCGAGCTGCGCGAATTCGCCGAGACTCACTCGCTGCCGATCGTGTTCATCAAGGACCTCGTGTCGTACCGGTTGACCAGCGAGCTGCTGGTCCAGCGGGTTGCTGACCTCGACTTTTCGCTCGACGGCGGCGAGTGCAAGGCGGTGGTCTTCCGCAGCACGGTTGACGGCCGCGAGCATCTGGCGCTGGTCAAGGGCAACGTCGGCGGCGGGCGCCCGGCGCTGGTCCGGCTCCATTCGCAATGCCTGACCGGCGACGTGTTCGGCTCAAGCCGCTGCGACTGCGGTGAGCAGCTGCGCGAGTCGCTCGAACGGATCATGGCCGCCGATGCCGGAGTGATCATCTACCTTCATCAGGAGGGACGCGGCATCGGGCTGGGCAACAAGATCAAGGCCTACGCGCTCCAGGACCAGGGGCTCGACACGGTCGAGGCTAATCTGCAGCTCGGCTTCAAGGAGGACCTGCGCGATTATGGTATCGGAGCGCAGATTCTGCGCGACCTCGGAGTCGGCGAGGCGCGCCTGTTGACCAACAATCCGCACAAGATCGAAAGCCTCCAGCGCTACGGCGTGCGCGTAAGCCGCGTACCGCTCGAAGTCACGCCGCACCAGGGTAATATCGAATATCTGCGCACCAAGAAGGAGAAGCTCGGCCATCTCTTCTCCAGGCTGAAGGTCATCACGTAA
- the nusB gene encoding transcription antitermination factor NusB, with product MGLRHLGRELALKALYQIDIRGGASREDLLLLFESFEADERARKFAAQLVEGVEREHAALDRHLADVLEHWSIGRLSRVDHNILRIALYELLWMGDIPARVTMDEAIELAKRYGDQESGRFVNGVLDELAERLHLRHKGEERDVGKAD from the coding sequence ATGGGACTTAGACATCTGGGGCGTGAGCTTGCGCTCAAGGCCCTTTATCAGATCGATATTCGCGGCGGCGCGTCGCGCGAGGATTTGCTCCTGCTGTTCGAGAGCTTCGAGGCTGACGAGCGCGCGCGCAAGTTCGCCGCGCAACTGGTCGAGGGCGTCGAGCGCGAGCATGCAGCGCTCGATCGCCATCTTGCTGACGTCCTGGAGCATTGGTCGATCGGACGGCTGTCGCGCGTCGATCACAACATTCTGCGTATCGCGCTCTACGAGCTGCTGTGGATGGGAGATATTCCGGCGCGGGTCACGATGGACGAGGCGATCGAGCTGGCCAAGCGCTACGGCGACCAGGAATCGGGGCGTTTCGTCAACGGCGTGCTCGACGAGCTGGCCGAGCGTCTGCATCTGAGGCACAAAGGCGAGGAGCGGGACGTTGGGAAGGCGGATTAG
- a CDS encoding LptE family protein, translating to MLGALWLAGCGYQFAASGSGLPKDSKTIYVAHFSNTSRFTGVNDEFMRYLKDEVAEHKRLQLVDDPKQADLVLSGSILRVDTMPVGFNGALEASIYQQFMVVQAQLSDRKSKQVLWSNVINSYDQFPTVSSTVITTSPEFLQQNMRSQDIAKLPDLQVAQTQQGFSRQQMMTHMAKEIYASMSEGF from the coding sequence ATGCTGGGTGCGTTGTGGCTGGCGGGCTGCGGCTACCAGTTCGCCGCCTCGGGCAGCGGATTGCCCAAGGATTCCAAGACCATCTACGTCGCCCACTTCAGCAACACCTCGCGCTTTACCGGCGTCAACGACGAGTTCATGCGCTACCTCAAGGACGAGGTCGCCGAGCACAAGCGCCTGCAGTTGGTCGATGATCCCAAGCAGGCCGACCTCGTGCTCTCGGGCAGCATCCTGCGCGTGGACACGATGCCGGTGGGCTTCAACGGCGCCTTGGAGGCGAGCATCTATCAGCAGTTCATGGTCGTCCAGGCCCAATTGAGCGATCGCAAAAGCAAGCAGGTTCTGTGGAGCAATGTGATCAACAGCTACGATCAGTTTCCCACCGTTTCTTCCACGGTTATCACCACCTCGCCCGAGTTTCTCCAGCAGAACATGCGCTCGCAGGATATCGCCAAACTTCCCGATCTCCAGGTGGCACAGACCCAGCAGGGGTTTTCGCGCCAACAGATGATGACCCACATGGCGAAGGAGATTTACGCCTCGATGTCCGAGGGCTTCTAG
- the rpsT gene encoding 30S ribosomal protein S20 has protein sequence MPHIPVHPSAEKRHRQSLKRYERNRAIKSRVHTAVKQAAKAIEAADAQAAELELRKATSALYKAASKGTLHRNTVARKVARLSRALHRNHHAAAKA, from the coding sequence ATGCCACATATTCCCGTTCATCCGTCGGCCGAAAAGCGCCATCGTCAGAGCCTCAAGCGCTACGAGCGCAACCGCGCGATCAAGAGCCGCGTGCACACTGCGGTGAAGCAGGCCGCTAAAGCGATCGAAGCCGCCGACGCGCAGGCCGCCGAGCTCGAGTTGCGCAAGGCAACGAGCGCCCTCTATAAGGCCGCCAGCAAGGGCACCCTGCATCGCAATACCGTCGCACGCAAGGTCGCACGGCTCTCGCGCGCGCTCCATCGCAATCATCACGCCGCCGCCAAGGCCTGA
- the mazG gene encoding nucleoside triphosphate pyrophosphohydrolase, with the protein MGDAPTRKAAQEFLALLKVVRELRRKCPWDREQTLASSSRHLLEEAYETVGAIEDGSDRELIDELGDLLVQVLFAANIAEEADRLSIAAMLVHARDKLVRRHPHVYAGAPAASADEVIARWNQLKRDERAAAGAQSALEGVARALPALTRAQKLGARAREAGMDWPDAAAVLDKVAEELQEARAALERGEREGAAEELGDALLALANAPRFIGHDAEATLRRACDKFVERFKTVERIAAERKLALPALAPDEMERLWQEAKRRARGGAAD; encoded by the coding sequence ATGGGCGACGCGCCGACTCGCAAGGCCGCCCAAGAATTTCTCGCACTGCTGAAGGTGGTGCGGGAGCTTCGGCGCAAGTGCCCATGGGATCGCGAGCAGACGCTCGCAAGCTCGTCGAGGCATCTGCTCGAAGAGGCCTACGAGACCGTGGGCGCCATCGAGGACGGCAGCGATCGCGAACTGATCGACGAGCTCGGCGATCTACTGGTCCAGGTGCTGTTCGCCGCGAACATCGCGGAAGAGGCCGACCGGCTGAGCATCGCGGCGATGCTGGTACACGCGCGTGACAAGCTCGTGCGGCGCCATCCGCACGTCTATGCCGGTGCTCCGGCGGCCAGCGCGGACGAGGTCATCGCGCGATGGAACCAGCTCAAACGCGACGAGCGCGCCGCCGCGGGCGCGCAGTCGGCGCTCGAGGGCGTCGCGCGCGCGCTGCCGGCGCTGACACGCGCGCAGAAGCTGGGCGCGCGGGCGCGCGAGGCCGGGATGGACTGGCCTGACGCGGCGGCGGTGCTCGACAAGGTCGCCGAGGAGCTCCAAGAGGCGCGCGCGGCGCTTGAGCGCGGCGAGCGCGAGGGCGCGGCGGAGGAGCTGGGCGACGCGCTGCTGGCGCTCGCCAATGCGCCGCGCTTTATCGGGCACGACGCCGAAGCGACCCTGCGCCGGGCCTGCGATAAGTTCGTCGAACGCTTCAAGACGGTCGAACGTATCGCGGCCGAGCGCAAGCTCGCGCTGCCGGCGCTTGCGCCCGATGAAATGGAGCGACTGTGGCAGGAAGCCAAGCGGCGCGCGCGCGGCGGCGCAGCGGATTGA
- a CDS encoding alpha/beta fold hydrolase gives MDLIHAIFEPAGDGPHPAILAMHGWGSSALDLLGLAPYVADGRCLMLCPQGPVEVAIGAVNGYGWYQLRMGAPPDLEAMGAAAERLIRFVEAAVERYPIDRRKLVVMGFSQGGVMAYNLALRYPERFAALAALSTWFPQELAEYARNPEALAQMPALVQHGRADDMIDITRARQSVERLRALKLPLAYREYDCGHEITVDGIRDLSRFLLDKVVQPLITL, from the coding sequence ATGGACCTGATTCACGCCATCTTCGAGCCGGCGGGTGATGGCCCGCATCCCGCCATCCTGGCGATGCACGGATGGGGCTCGAGCGCGCTCGACCTCCTGGGCCTCGCGCCGTACGTCGCCGACGGGCGCTGTCTGATGCTGTGTCCGCAGGGACCGGTCGAAGTCGCGATCGGCGCGGTCAACGGCTACGGATGGTATCAGTTGCGGATGGGCGCGCCGCCCGATCTCGAAGCGATGGGCGCCGCGGCCGAACGGCTGATTCGCTTCGTTGAGGCGGCGGTCGAACGCTACCCGATCGATCGGCGCAAGCTGGTGGTGATGGGTTTCAGCCAGGGCGGCGTGATGGCCTACAACCTGGCCCTGCGCTACCCTGAGCGGTTTGCCGCGCTCGCCGCGCTTTCGACCTGGTTTCCGCAGGAACTGGCGGAGTATGCGCGCAATCCCGAGGCGCTTGCGCAGATGCCGGCCCTGGTCCAGCACGGGCGCGCCGACGACATGATCGACATCACTCGCGCGCGCCAGTCGGTCGAACGGCTGCGCGCGCTCAAGTTGCCCCTTGCCTACCGCGAGTACGACTGCGGCCACGAGATTACAGTGGACGGCATCCGCGACCTTTCCCGGTTCCTGCTCGACAAAGTCGTGCAGCCGCTGATCACGCTCTAG
- a CDS encoding phospholipid carrier-dependent glycosyltransferase has translation MYRINRVAAWARQLWRAAQSAGRWRRAVATAALVAIATAALAGVCAAVPIQLATPAQPASGKLPGLVSGLLLLALLGYSFYLYAAPLLKTQRAELARALALLAAIAAVKFALLPLFAGYSNDISSYESWALEIVARGPARIYRAGYFLDYPPGYLYALWLMGLVASALHASGVALKMIVQAPALMADFALAAVAFVLVRRTRPARPVAARVALLLVALNPALLYDTVVWGQTDSVMASVLMLSAALALDDEFELAWALATVGVLVKPQALMFVPVLGWWTVLRAPQWQWWRAAAAAVVTAVVGVVPFQLGHPWYWVFELYHSTAAYYHETSVNAFNLLALLGGLRKPDSDTLAGVSYFALGMSLLMPLYAFVGWRLWRDRSAHGLLYGCFGALFGFFMLAPRMHERYLYAALVFAAPLAVESAEMAAVFAILTLTCLFNLAYVLHALKTVVFLDSRDALAMAAAAINVLALALTADYGFAAVASEKASGAERVSSAAGSSGGPLWRRITAQMPGASAAPASGVMGEAAPAPPVRIEREPTAAMRSIPWLGADTVIIAGLVAVAAATRLWHLGYPPEIVFDEVHFVAQARHYIRAEPFLDPHPPLAKLVITAGILLFGDHPWSWRIGNAILGTLLVALTFLLGRRMFASRLAAALAAAFITCDGMYLVDSRIAVIDIVYLTFAAWSYLLLFRFAQGQEEVDRRRTLAAMGVTLGLCVGSKLYVPAVAFLLCLGFMIYFIVRREHATAPAERNRRVAGAVLLVGALSTIFYIGVFIPHYALGWWRGIADLFQYYKDVVWYERSVAQATHPYASPWWSWPLMLRPIAYWQNFPPQGKVATIWGGGNPLLWWGALTAITITAVRALERPSPARVFLVLGYLGNLVIWMPVGRTLFLYHYMPSIYIGYLALAVVLADAWKGEAEMWECAALVLTMVPAVILGMGGWQGQATGALLVVFACYLVAAELGAGIEPPRWAPRLVAVGFVGMATVLFIYYFPVWTGIPIERAGYYARMWLKGPGLRNWI, from the coding sequence ATGTACCGGATCAATAGGGTGGCGGCGTGGGCCCGCCAATTGTGGCGTGCGGCGCAGAGCGCCGGGCGATGGCGGCGTGCCGTTGCGACGGCGGCGCTCGTGGCGATCGCGACGGCGGCCCTTGCGGGCGTGTGCGCGGCGGTGCCGATCCAGCTCGCCACGCCCGCCCAACCGGCCAGCGGCAAGCTGCCAGGTCTTGTGTCGGGCCTGTTGCTGCTCGCGCTGCTCGGCTACTCGTTCTATCTCTACGCCGCCCCGCTACTGAAGACGCAGCGTGCCGAACTCGCCCGCGCGCTGGCGCTGCTGGCGGCGATCGCCGCGGTCAAGTTCGCGCTGCTTCCGCTGTTCGCAGGCTACTCCAACGATATCTCGAGTTACGAATCATGGGCGCTCGAGATAGTGGCGCGGGGGCCGGCGCGCATCTACCGCGCCGGCTACTTCCTCGATTATCCGCCCGGCTATCTCTACGCGCTGTGGCTGATGGGCCTCGTCGCCTCGGCGCTCCACGCCTCGGGCGTCGCGCTAAAGATGATCGTACAGGCGCCGGCGCTGATGGCCGACTTTGCGCTTGCCGCGGTGGCTTTCGTTCTGGTCCGCCGGACGCGTCCCGCGCGCCCCGTTGCCGCCCGCGTCGCCCTGCTGCTGGTCGCTCTCAACCCCGCTCTCCTGTACGACACGGTGGTTTGGGGCCAGACCGACTCGGTGATGGCGAGCGTACTGATGTTGAGCGCCGCGCTCGCGCTCGACGACGAGTTCGAGCTGGCGTGGGCGCTCGCCACCGTCGGCGTGCTGGTCAAGCCGCAGGCGCTGATGTTCGTGCCGGTGCTGGGATGGTGGACGGTGCTGCGCGCGCCGCAGTGGCAATGGTGGCGCGCCGCGGCGGCCGCAGTGGTGACGGCGGTGGTCGGCGTTGTGCCGTTCCAGCTCGGCCATCCGTGGTACTGGGTTTTCGAGCTTTACCATTCGACGGCGGCTTACTACCACGAGACCTCGGTCAACGCGTTCAACCTGCTCGCGCTGCTTGGCGGGTTGCGCAAGCCCGATAGCGATACGCTCGCCGGCGTGTCGTATTTCGCGTTGGGAATGTCGCTGCTGATGCCGCTGTACGCATTCGTGGGCTGGCGTCTGTGGCGGGACCGCAGCGCGCACGGCCTCCTCTACGGATGCTTCGGCGCGCTGTTCGGCTTCTTCATGCTCGCGCCGCGAATGCACGAGCGCTACCTCTATGCGGCGCTCGTCTTCGCCGCACCGCTGGCGGTCGAGAGCGCCGAGATGGCGGCGGTGTTCGCAATTCTCACGCTCACCTGCTTGTTCAACCTCGCCTACGTGCTGCACGCGCTGAAGACGGTCGTGTTTCTAGACTCGCGCGACGCTCTTGCGATGGCGGCTGCGGCGATCAACGTCCTCGCGCTCGCGCTCACCGCCGACTACGGATTCGCGGCGGTCGCATCCGAAAAAGCCAGCGGCGCCGAGCGCGTTTCGAGCGCGGCGGGCTCGTCTGGTGGACCGCTCTGGCGGCGGATAACGGCTCAGATGCCGGGCGCCAGCGCGGCGCCGGCGTCGGGCGTTATGGGCGAGGCTGCGCCTGCGCCGCCCGTTCGCATCGAGCGTGAGCCGACGGCGGCGATGCGGTCGATCCCGTGGCTAGGGGCTGACACAGTGATTATCGCGGGGCTGGTCGCGGTCGCCGCGGCCACCCGCCTGTGGCATCTCGGCTACCCGCCCGAGATCGTCTTCGACGAGGTGCACTTCGTCGCCCAGGCGCGCCACTACATCCGCGCCGAGCCGTTCCTCGATCCCCATCCGCCGCTCGCCAAGCTGGTGATCACCGCTGGTATCCTACTTTTCGGCGACCATCCGTGGAGCTGGCGTATTGGCAACGCCATTCTTGGCACACTGCTCGTCGCGCTGACCTTCCTGCTGGGGCGGCGGATGTTTGCCTCGCGGCTGGCGGCAGCACTGGCCGCCGCGTTCATCACCTGCGACGGGATGTACCTCGTCGATTCGCGCATCGCCGTGATCGACATCGTCTATCTCACCTTCGCCGCCTGGTCATACCTGCTGCTGTTCCGTTTCGCCCAAGGCCAGGAGGAAGTAGATCGGCGGCGGACGCTGGCCGCGATGGGCGTGACACTGGGATTGTGCGTAGGCTCGAAGCTCTACGTTCCGGCCGTCGCGTTCCTGCTGTGCCTGGGCTTCATGATTTACTTCATCGTCCGCCGGGAGCATGCCACGGCGCCGGCCGAGCGCAACCGCCGCGTTGCCGGCGCGGTGCTGCTGGTGGGCGCGCTCAGCACCATTTTCTACATAGGGGTTTTTATTCCCCATTATGCCCTTGGATGGTGGCGCGGGATCGCGGACCTCTTCCAGTACTACAAGGACGTGGTCTGGTACGAGAGGAGCGTCGCCCAGGCGACCCATCCGTACGCTTCGCCATGGTGGAGCTGGCCGCTGATGCTGCGGCCGATCGCCTACTGGCAGAACTTCCCGCCGCAGGGCAAGGTGGCGACGATCTGGGGCGGCGGCAATCCGCTACTGTGGTGGGGTGCGCTTACGGCCATCACCATCACGGCGGTGCGCGCGCTCGAGCGCCCCAGCCCGGCGCGGGTCTTTCTCGTCCTCGGCTACCTCGGAAATCTGGTGATCTGGATGCCGGTCGGTCGCACGCTGTTCCTGTATCACTACATGCCGTCGATCTACATCGGCTACCTGGCGCTCGCCGTCGTTCTCGCTGACGCCTGGAAGGGTGAGGCCGAGATGTGGGAATGCGCGGCGCTGGTGCTCACGATGGTGCCGGCGGTGATCCTCGGGATGGGCGGCTGGCAGGGGCAGGCGACGGGTGCCCTGTTGGTCGTCTTCGCCTGCTACCTGGTCGCGGCCGAGCTGGGCGCGGGCATCGAGCCGCCGCGCTGGGCGCCGCGGCTGGTCGCCGTGGGCTTCGTCGGCATGGCGACGGTCCTGTTCATCTACTATTTCCCAGTATGGACCGGGATCCCGATTGAGCGCGCGGGGTATTACGCAAGGATGTGGCTCAAGGGGCCGGGCCTGCGCAACTGGATATAG